A genome region from Alkalimarinus coralli includes the following:
- a CDS encoding phospholipase effector Tle1 domain-containing protein — translation MKGYNKRIVICCDGTWNEPDSEPTNVVKILRGILPASNNHHQVVFYDQGVGTQGGLDKYAGGAFGIGVAKNILDAYRFLTHNYQTGDDIYCFGFSRGAYTVRALGGLLNTIGLLPKNQLESLPQAYAYYRTPPSERGVNPYKNNQRPEILMMGAWDTVGALGAPTPLLGRLVKRRWVGFFDTKLSKPIKNAYQALAVDERRPPFKADLWTGEIDDDQCVEQRWFAGVHSNIGGGYPNTGLSDLALLWMIEKAKNLGLAFDESSLKNLKPNSNGKLYKSYSGFYRLLENINGESGRRVLDGDENNPPINVRIDQSVFDRQSNREDYEPKNLLPIHHAHQDHYTRAVARREFNRALTPGLVANIEFGTSSSQGDVVDMSEGGIQLIYDGDMKGPVSVSSPKFDKKRATIAWHEDNRYGLAFAA, via the coding sequence ATGAAAGGTTACAATAAAAGAATCGTTATTTGCTGTGATGGCACCTGGAATGAGCCAGACAGTGAACCAACAAACGTGGTTAAGATTTTAAGAGGAATCCTCCCCGCATCCAACAACCATCATCAAGTCGTCTTCTACGATCAAGGGGTCGGCACGCAAGGCGGACTGGACAAGTATGCAGGCGGTGCTTTCGGCATTGGCGTGGCGAAGAATATCCTCGATGCATATCGTTTTCTCACCCACAACTACCAAACGGGTGACGATATTTATTGCTTTGGCTTCAGTCGAGGCGCTTATACCGTTCGAGCGCTAGGGGGGCTATTAAACACGATAGGCCTGTTGCCCAAGAATCAGTTGGAATCTCTGCCTCAAGCCTACGCATATTATCGTACCCCTCCTTCAGAGCGTGGCGTAAACCCGTACAAAAACAATCAACGGCCAGAGATTCTTATGATGGGGGCCTGGGATACGGTAGGTGCACTTGGGGCACCCACACCGTTATTGGGACGCCTGGTCAAGCGTCGCTGGGTTGGCTTTTTCGATACCAAACTCTCTAAACCGATTAAAAATGCCTACCAGGCGCTCGCCGTTGATGAAAGGCGTCCTCCATTTAAAGCAGATTTATGGACCGGCGAGATTGACGACGACCAGTGCGTTGAACAGCGATGGTTTGCAGGTGTTCACTCCAATATCGGCGGCGGTTACCCAAATACGGGGCTATCAGACCTGGCTTTACTTTGGATGATTGAAAAGGCCAAAAATCTGGGGTTGGCATTCGACGAGTCAAGCTTGAAGAATCTAAAGCCGAACAGCAATGGGAAGCTCTATAAGTCATATAGCGGATTTTACCGCTTATTGGAGAATATCAATGGAGAGTCAGGTCGCCGGGTACTTGATGGCGATGAAAATAATCCGCCGATCAATGTTCGCATAGATCAATCGGTATTTGATCGCCAGAGCAACAGAGAGGACTATGAACCAAAGAACCTGCTGCCAATTCATCACGCTCATCAAGATCACTACACCCGAGCCGTCGCTCGCCGTGAGTTCAACCGCGCGCTAACACCGGGACTGGTCGCAAATATTGAGTTTGGCACATCTTCTTCTCAAGGCGATGTGGTCGATATGTCTGAGGGCGGCATTCAACTTATCTACGATGGTGATATGAAAGGGCCGGTATCGGTTAGTTCACCTAAGTTCGACAAAAAGAGAGCCACCATCGCCTGGCATGAGGATAACCGGTATGGCCTTGCTTTTGCGGCATAA